One genomic segment of Salmo trutta chromosome 8, fSalTru1.1, whole genome shotgun sequence includes these proteins:
- the LOC115198907 gene encoding RNA polymerase II-associated protein 3 isoform X1, with product MAPNTNRKRQNGMSENKAIELQLQMRQNAEDLHSFMKDLDSWETDIKKKDEQLRSGSVGESQKSLPPVRNKDYKKKREKKKASDNNAKIETKQVPRINSYDYQSWDKFDVDKVLESMDKEDSAAESNDSESEDSGVPATDQDKALAEKEKGNQLFKEGKYDDAIECYTRGMGADPYNPILPTNRAACFFRLKKFAVAESDCNLSIALDSNYFKAFARRGAARFALQNYESALEDYVMVLKLDPENLEAQNEVMKCKEVIAKLGGKAESPEAAVVTPPVVDVKQQQLMEEQQRRQEAVVQKDRGNAYFKEGKYEAAVEYYTKGMEADSTNVLLPANRAMAYLKLQRYKEAEEDCSKAIALDGTYSKAFARRGTARAALGLLKQAKEDFEEVLKLEPGNKQAFHEMKKIAIDLGTSGLLATEEHAQRRTILPVNKPPHLQSTKPLRRVDIEEVGGKILVQKEPSAVFTSTTAPCVRPQKTTSIADTVREASPPSTSPSAKILKIEEISNIPSHSPVKGPEGDAVRAQTQKHREATVSKPTEPPATPSTEVVPPAPTNSFQLEADLRKIGNGPEVIYKYLKQIQPQAYAKIFQSSLEPDMLNQILKTLQSFYIKNEEPPVILEILRNLASVRRFDMAVMFMSIPEKKVLQELFDFLRQAGLEDASVGALQKKYGV from the exons ATGGCGCCCAACACAAACAGAAAACGACAGAATG GCATGTCTGAAAACAAAGCCATTGAACTCCAACTGCAAATGCGACAAAATGCAGAGGACCTGCATAGCTTCATGAAAGATCTTGACAGCTGGGAAACTGACATAAAGAAGAAGGATGAGCAACTAAGAAGTGGGAGTGTTGGCGAGTCTCAA AAAAGCCTCCCACCAGTGCGAAACAAGGACTACAAAaagaagagggagaaaaagaagGCATCAGACAACAATGCAAAGATTGAAACAAAACAAGTACCCAGGATAAATTCTTATGACTATCAGTCATGGGACAAATTTGATGTG GACAAGGTTTTGGAGTCCATGGATAAAGAGGACAGCGCTGCTGAGTCCAATGACTCTGAATCTGAGGATTCTGGGGTTCCTGCTACTGACCAAGACAAAGCTCTTGCTGAGAAGGAGAAA GGTAATCAGCTGTTTAAAGAAGGGAAGTATGATGACGCCATTGAGTGTTACACCAGAGGCATGGGTGCAGACCCTTATAACCCCATTCTGCCTACAAACCGAGCTGCCTGCTTCTTCAGACTCAAAAA GTTTGCTGTTGCCGAGTCTGACTGCAACTTGTCCATCGCTTTGGACAGTAACTACTTCAAAGCATTTGCACGAAGAGGAGCAGCTCGATTCGCCCTGCAAAATTATGAATCTGCCCTAGAAG ATTATGTAATGGTGCTCAAGCTGGATCCTGAGAACCTGGAGGCACAGAATGAAGTGATGAAATGCAAAGAG GTCATTGCTAAACTGGGTGGAAAGGCAGAAAGCCCAGAGGCTGCAGTGGTGACCCCACCTGTGGTGGACGTCAAGCAACAGCAGCTCATGGAGGAACAGCAGAGGAGACAGGAGGCGGTGGTGCAGAAAGACAGG GGGAACGCATACTTCAAAGAGGGGAAGTATGAGGCTGCAGTAGAATACTACACCAAGGGCATGGAAGCAGACAGCACCAATGTCCTCCTGCCTGCCAACCGGGCCATGGCTTACTTAAAGCTGCAGAG ATATAAAGAGGCTGAAGAGGACTGCAGTAAAGCCATAGCCCTGGATGGCACCTACTCAAAGGCCTTTGCCCGCAGAGGGACAGCTAGGGCTGCTCTGGGACTGCTAAAACAAGCTAAAGAAG ATTTTGAGGAGGTCCTGAAGCTAGAACCAGGAAACAAGCAGGCATTTCATGAGATGAAGAAGATTGCAATT GACTTGGGCACCAGTGGTCTGCTGGCAACAGAGGAGCATGCACAGCGGAGAACAATACTGCCAGTTAACAAACCACCTCACCTGCAGTCAACC AAACCATTGAGGAgagtggacattgaggaggttgGTGGAAAGATCCTTGTCCAGAAGGAGCCCTCAGCTGTTTTCACTTCAACCACAGCCCCCTGTGTTAGGCCCCAGAAGACCACCTCCATCGCAGACACCGTGAGAGAGGCctcacctccctctacctcccccagCGCTAAGATCCTGAAGATAGAAGAAATATCAAACATCCCCTCACATTCCCCTGTCAA AGGGCCTGAGGGGGATGCTGTGAGAGCACAGACACAGAAGCACAGGGAGGCAACCGTCAGTAAACCAACAGAACCGCCTGCTACACCCTCAACTGAGGTCGTACCTCCTGCCCCCACCAACAGCTTCCAGCTAGAGGCAGACCTAAGGAAGATTGGAAATGGCCCTGAAGTTATCTACAAGTATTTGAAG CAAATCCAGCCTCAGGCATACGCAAAGATCTTCCAGAGCTCTCTTGAGCCAGACATGCTCAATCAGATTCTAAAGACGTTACAAAGCTTCTACATCAA GAATGAAGAGCCACCTGTCATACTGGAGATCCTCAGGAATCTGGCCAGTGTGAGGCGGTTCGACATGGCTGTCATGTTCATGTCCATCCCTGAGAAGAAAG ttCTACAAGAATTGTTTGACTTTCTTCGTCAAGCAGGACTTGAGGACGCTTCAGTAGGAGCACTGCAAAAGAAGTATGGAGTGTGA